TCGGGGTCACCGTCGACGGCACCGAAGGACGCGCCCTTGGGGCAGATGAACCCCTTGCTGAAGACATCGTCGCGGTCACCGCGGGCGCCGGTGACCCGGGTCCCCTCGATGGTGAGCGTCAGGCCGCAGGTGGCCTCGCACAGGGGGCAGATACGCAGGGCGGTGCGGGACACGGGTCCTCCTGGGGGCGACGGTGCCTGTTCCGGCGAGGATACCGACCGGTAGGCATGGAGGGGAGGGGGTGCGGGGGTGAGGTCGGAAAACGGCGAGCTGTCGTGCGGCGGCGGTCAGCCGAAGAGGATCACGCCGTTGCGGTGCCGTTCAGTCCAGCACCCGCGCCAAATACGCCCGCAGCATCTCCCGGGCCTCCGCGATGACCCGCTCGTCCCCCTCCGGAGCCACCCGGAAGGCCAGGTGGACGAGGGTGTCGGCCGTTTCCACGGCGATCAGGAAGGTGCGCCGCAGGTCCTCGTCCGGCTCGCGGTCGATGTATCCGGAGAGGAGGTCGGTGAGGCGGTCGGCGACGCGGTGGTTCGGTTCGGCGTGGCGGGCGCCGACCGGGATCTGGTTGCCGAAGTCGACGAGGGAGAAGCCGGGGGCGGTGCGTTTCATGGCGAGGTACTCGTCGAGGACCGCGTCCATCGCGGCTCGCCAGCCGCCGCCCGTGGCCTCCTTGAGGCGCTCGGTGACACGGGCGGTGAACCGTTCGAGGTTGCGCTGGGCGAGGGCGTCGGCCATCTGCCGCTTGTTGCCGAAGAAGCGGTAGACGGAGCCGATGGGGACGCCCGCGCGCTGGGCGACGGCCCGGGTGCTCAGGTCGTCGTAGCCGACCTCGTCGAGGAGGTCGGCGCAGGCGTCGAGGATCCTGGTCAGCCGTTCGGCACTGCGCCGCTGCACGGGCGCTCTGCGTAGCGATGTCGCGTCGGGCACGGACGTCATGATGCCTGTCCGCCGCGGTCCGGTGAACCTCGCCCCCCGGTACGAAGACGGTCGGCCGGTGCACTCAGTGCGGACGGTCCCGCGGTGGCCTCGGTGCCCGACGCCGTGATGTCGGCCGCGCTCTCGACGGGTTCGCCGTCGACGACCCACACGGTGCCGTCGTCGGCGTGCAGCCGTGCGGTGACGGTGTGCGTGCCGCGGGGGACGAGGTCGGCGGGGATGTGGCACTCGGGGGTGCGCAGCCGGGAGACGAGGGTGCCGTCCACGAAGAGGTACACCAGGCCGCGGCCCTTGACCGCCTTCGGCTTCGTGCCGGGCGGGGAGAAGCGGAAGTTCTCCACGCTCAGGTGCACGTCCCAGCTGTCGTCGTCGTCCGGCAGCACCTCGATGTCCACCTCGGGCGCGTTCTCGTCGTCCACCTCGCGGTAGTGACGCCCGTCCTCGTCGGTGTCGTCGAGGACCTTGCCCACCGGCGACGGCGACACCGCGCTGTTCTCCTGTTCCCGCGCATGATCGGAACCGCAGCTCGCGGTTCCGGCCCACAGAAGGACACAGACCGCGAGCGCGGCCGGCAGCGTCCGCGTCCACGACATGCCCGGGAGACTAGAACAACGCTCCGAAAGCCGAATCCCCCTTGAGTCTGGTTCTCCTCCTCCCTGATGAGGAGGCCCACCGCCGAAAGCACCCCCCACGGCCCTCTTGCGCCCACGAAACCGCAATCCTACGGTGATACATAGGAATCAGAGTCGCAAGGGAGCGATCATGAGCGGGGAAGCGCGGAAGACCGCGGAGGGGCTGACCTACCTCTCCGGTTTCGGCAACGAGCACAGCTCGGAGGCCGTCCCCGGGGCACTGCCGGAGGGTCGCAACGCACCACAGCGCGCACCCCTCGGTCTCTACGCGGAGCAGCTCAGCGGCACGGCGTTCACCGAGCCCCGGGCCCACAACCGCCGCTCCTGGCTGTACCGGATCCGCCCCTCGGCCGCCCACCCGGCGTTCGCCCACACCCACAACGGCTGGATCCGCTCGGCCCCCTTCACCGAGTCCGTGCCCGACCCGAACCGGCTGCGCTGGAACCCCCTGCCGGAGCCGAGGGAGGGGACCGACTTCCTGGCCGGCCTGTGGACCCTGGGCGGCAACGGCGACACCACCCAGCGCACCGGCATGGCCGTGCACCTCTATCACGCCACCGACTCCATGGACCGCGTCTTCAGCGACGCCGACGGCGAGCTGCTGATCGTCCCCGAACAGGGCGGCCTGCTGCTGCGCACCGAGTTCGGCCTGCTGCACGCCGAGCCCGGCCATGTGGCCCTGATCCCGCGCGGCGTCCGCTTCCGCGTGGAGCTCCTCGACGCCTCCGCCCGCGGCTACGTGTGCGAGAACTACGGCGCCCCCTTCCAGCTGCCCGACCTCGGCCCGATCGGCGCCAACGGCCTCGCCAACGCCCGTGACTTCAAAGCCCCCGTGGCCGCCTACGAGGATGTCGACGGCCCGGTCGAGGTGGTCAACAAGTTCTGCGGCAACCTCTGGACGGCCGTCTACGACCACTCCCCGCTCGACGTGGTCGCCTGGCACGGCAACCACGTGCCGTACGTCTACGACCTGCGCCGCTTCAATGTCATCGGGTCGATCTCCTACGACCACCCCGACCCGTCGATCTTCACGGTGCTGACGTCCCCGTCGGACACCCCGGGGCTGGCCGGCGTGGACTTCGTCGTCTTCGCGCCGCGCTGGCTGGTCGGCGAGGACACGTTCCGGCCGCCGTACTTCCACCGGAACGTGATGAGCGAGTACATGGGCCTGATCGAGGGCGCCTACGACGCGAAGGCCGAGGGCTTCGTGCCCGGTGGCGGCTCGCTGCACAACATGATGTCGGCGCACGGTCCGGACCGGGAGACCTTCGACCGGGCGAGTGCGGCGGATCTCCAGCCCCAGAAGGTCGACGACGGGCTCGCGTTCATGTTCGAGACGCGCTGGCCGGTGACGCTGACCGCGCA
Above is a window of Streptomyces sp. NBC_00490 DNA encoding:
- a CDS encoding TetR/AcrR family transcriptional regulator, with the protein product MTSVPDATSLRRAPVQRRSAERLTRILDACADLLDEVGYDDLSTRAVAQRAGVPIGSVYRFFGNKRQMADALAQRNLERFTARVTERLKEATGGGWRAAMDAVLDEYLAMKRTAPGFSLVDFGNQIPVGARHAEPNHRVADRLTDLLSGYIDREPDEDLRRTFLIAVETADTLVHLAFRVAPEGDERVIAEAREMLRAYLARVLD
- the hmgA gene encoding homogentisate 1,2-dioxygenase, which encodes MSGEARKTAEGLTYLSGFGNEHSSEAVPGALPEGRNAPQRAPLGLYAEQLSGTAFTEPRAHNRRSWLYRIRPSAAHPAFAHTHNGWIRSAPFTESVPDPNRLRWNPLPEPREGTDFLAGLWTLGGNGDTTQRTGMAVHLYHATDSMDRVFSDADGELLIVPEQGGLLLRTEFGLLHAEPGHVALIPRGVRFRVELLDASARGYVCENYGAPFQLPDLGPIGANGLANARDFKAPVAAYEDVDGPVEVVNKFCGNLWTAVYDHSPLDVVAWHGNHVPYVYDLRRFNVIGSISYDHPDPSIFTVLTSPSDTPGLAGVDFVVFAPRWLVGEDTFRPPYFHRNVMSEYMGLIEGAYDAKAEGFVPGGGSLHNMMSAHGPDRETFDRASAADLQPQKVDDGLAFMFETRWPVTLTAHAAQADHLQRHYDDVWKGLERHFRTVS